Proteins encoded by one window of Aliivibrio wodanis:
- the aceE gene encoding pyruvate dehydrogenase E1 component, with translation MSDMKHDVDALETQDWLEALESVVREEGVERAQYLLEQVLDKARLDGVDMPTGINTNYINTIPVTQEPAYPGDVTLERRIRSIIRWNAIMIVLRASKKDLDLGGHMASYQSAAAFYEVCFNHFFRAPNETDGGDLVYYQGHISPGIYSRAFVEGRLTEEQLDNFRQEVDGKGIPSYPHPKLMPEFWQFPTVSMGLGPISAIYQARFLKYLEGRGMKETGAQRVYAFLGDGEMDEPESRGAISFAAREKLDNLCFLINCNLQRLDGPVMGNGSIIQELEGLFKGAGWNVVKVIWGSNWDSLLAKDTTGKLLQLMNETIDGDYQTFKSKDGAYVRENFFGKYPETAALVADMTDDEIFALKRGGHDSSKLFAAFNNAKETGGKPTVILAKTVKGYGMGDAAEGKNIAHGVKKMDMTHVQHLRDRLGLEDILSDEKIKELPYLKLEEGSAEYNYLHARRDALHGYTPKRLPKFTQEFKVPELDAFAPLLGEQKRDISTTMAYVRTLNILLKDKNIGKNIVPIICDEARTFGMEGLFRQVGIYNPHGQDYTPEDKGIVSYYKEATSGQVLQEGINELGSMASWVAAATSYSTNDLPMIPFYIYYSMFGFQRIGDMAWLAGDQQARGFLLGATAGRTTLNGEGLQHEDGHSHIMANTVPNCISYDPTFAYELAVIMQDGIRRMYGENQENVYYYLTVMNENYAMPAMPEGAEEGIRKGIYKLESYAGSKSKVQLMSSGTIMNEARKAAKILSEEYGVASDIFAVTSFNELTRDGQAVERDNMLHPEAEEKVPYITTVLGNEPAIAVTDYMKNYAEQVRAFMPSESYKVLGTDGFGRSDSRENLRRHFEVNAGYVVVAALTELAKRGDVEKSVVAEAIAKFGIDADKINPQYA, from the coding sequence ATGTCTGACATGAAGCATGACGTTGATGCACTAGAAACTCAAGATTGGTTAGAAGCTCTTGAGTCAGTTGTACGTGAAGAGGGTGTTGAACGCGCCCAGTATCTATTAGAGCAAGTTCTTGATAAAGCTCGTTTAGATGGTGTTGATATGCCAACTGGCATCAATACTAACTACATCAATACCATCCCTGTAACGCAAGAACCTGCGTACCCAGGTGATGTTACTCTTGAGCGTCGTATCCGTTCAATTATTCGTTGGAACGCAATCATGATCGTTCTACGTGCTTCGAAGAAAGATTTGGACCTTGGCGGCCACATGGCGTCTTACCAATCTGCAGCTGCATTCTACGAAGTATGTTTTAACCATTTCTTCCGTGCTCCGAATGAGACGGACGGTGGTGATTTAGTTTATTACCAAGGTCACATCTCTCCTGGTATCTACTCTCGTGCTTTCGTTGAAGGTCGTTTAACTGAAGAGCAACTAGATAACTTCCGTCAAGAAGTTGATGGTAAAGGTATTCCTTCTTACCCTCACCCTAAACTGATGCCTGAATTCTGGCAGTTCCCGACAGTATCTATGGGTCTTGGTCCTATTTCTGCTATCTATCAAGCGCGCTTCCTTAAGTACCTTGAAGGCCGTGGCATGAAAGAGACTGGCGCTCAGCGTGTATACGCTTTCCTAGGTGATGGTGAGATGGATGAGCCAGAATCACGCGGTGCGATCTCTTTCGCTGCTCGTGAAAAACTGGACAACTTATGTTTCCTAATCAACTGTAACCTACAGCGTCTAGACGGCCCTGTTATGGGTAACGGTAGCATCATTCAAGAACTAGAAGGCCTATTTAAAGGTGCTGGTTGGAACGTTGTTAAAGTTATTTGGGGTAGCAACTGGGATTCACTACTTGCTAAAGACACGACAGGTAAACTTCTTCAGTTAATGAACGAAACTATCGACGGTGACTACCAAACATTTAAATCTAAAGATGGCGCTTACGTACGCGAGAACTTCTTTGGTAAATACCCTGAGACTGCAGCGCTTGTTGCTGATATGACTGATGACGAAATCTTCGCTCTTAAGCGTGGTGGTCATGATTCATCTAAACTGTTTGCTGCATTCAACAATGCAAAAGAAACAGGCGGTAAGCCAACAGTAATCCTAGCTAAAACCGTTAAAGGTTACGGCATGGGCGATGCTGCTGAAGGTAAGAACATTGCACACGGTGTTAAGAAAATGGACATGACTCATGTTCAACACCTACGTGATCGTTTAGGTCTAGAAGACATTCTTTCTGATGAAAAAATCAAAGAGCTTCCTTACCTTAAACTAGAAGAAGGCTCTGCTGAGTACAACTACTTACACGCTCGTCGTGATGCGCTACACGGTTACACACCTAAGCGTCTGCCTAAGTTTACTCAAGAATTCAAAGTACCTGAGCTTGATGCATTTGCCCCTCTACTAGGTGAGCAGAAGCGTGATATCTCAACAACAATGGCTTATGTTCGTACGCTAAATATCTTACTTAAAGATAAAAACATTGGTAAGAACATCGTTCCTATCATTTGTGATGAAGCGCGTACATTCGGTATGGAAGGTCTATTCCGTCAGGTTGGTATCTACAACCCACACGGTCAAGATTACACTCCTGAAGATAAAGGTATTGTTTCTTACTACAAAGAAGCAACTTCTGGTCAAGTTCTTCAAGAAGGTATCAACGAATTAGGCTCAATGGCGTCTTGGGTTGCTGCTGCAACATCATACAGCACCAACGATCTACCAATGATCCCATTCTACATCTACTACTCAATGTTCGGTTTCCAACGTATTGGTGACATGGCATGGTTGGCGGGTGACCAACAAGCACGTGGCTTCCTATTAGGTGCTACTGCTGGTCGTACAACGCTAAACGGTGAAGGTCTACAACACGAAGATGGTCACTCTCACATCATGGCAAACACAGTTCCTAACTGTATTTCTTATGACCCAACGTTTGCTTACGAGCTAGCGGTAATCATGCAAGACGGTATTCGTCGCATGTACGGTGAGAACCAAGAAAACGTTTACTACTATCTAACAGTAATGAACGAAAACTACGCAATGCCAGCAATGCCAGAAGGCGCTGAAGAAGGCATCCGTAAAGGCATCTACAAGCTTGAGTCTTACGCAGGTTCTAAGTCTAAAGTTCAGCTAATGAGCTCTGGTACTATCATGAATGAAGCGCGTAAAGCTGCTAAGATCCTAAGCGAAGAGTATGGCGTAGCATCTGACATTTTTGCGGTTACTTCATTCAATGAATTGACTCGTGATGGTCAAGCGGTAGAGCGTGACAACATGCTTCACCCAGAAGCAGAAGAGAAAGTACCGTACATCACAACTGTTCTTGGTAACGAACCTGCAATCGCAGTAACGGATTACATGAAGAACTACGCTGAACAAGTACGTGCATTCATGCCTTCTGAGTCTTACAAAGTACTTGGTACTGATGGTTTCGGTCGTTCAGACAGCCGTGAAAACCTACGTCGCCACTTCGAAGTAAACGCAGGCTACGTTGTTGTTGCTGCTCTTACTGAACTGGCGAAGCGTGGTGATGTTGAGAAATCAGTAGTTGCAGAAGCAATTGCTAAATTCGGCATCGACGCAGACAAAATTAACCCGCAATACGCATAA
- the aceF gene encoding dihydrolipoyllysine-residue acetyltransferase component of pyruvat dehydrogenase complex — protein sequence MTIEINVPDIGADEVEVTEILVKVGDRVEEEQSLITVEGDKASMEVPASQAGIVKEIKISEGDSVTTGSLIMLFEAEGAAAPAAPVVEAAPVAAPAAASVAELKEVHVPDIGGDEVEVTEIMVSVGDTVEEEQSLLTVEGDKASMEVPAPFAGTVKEIKIASGDSVSTGSLVMIFEVAGSAPVAAPQAAAAPVAAAPAVSAEKEVNVPDIGGDEVEVTEIMVAVGDTVEEEQSLITVEGDKASMEVPAPFAGTIKEIKIAAGDKVSTGSLIMIFVVEGAAPVAAQATAASVAQAAPAPVAAASAPAATGEFEANNEYAHASPVVRRLAREFGVNLAKVKGTGRKDRILKEDVQSFVKDALKRLESGAAASGKGGDGSALGLLPWPKIDFSKFGETEVKKLSKIKKISGANLHRNWVMIPHVTQWDNADITELEAFRKEQNAIEAKNDTGMKITPLVFIMKAVAKALEAFPSFNSSLSDDGESIILKKYVNVGIAVDTPNGLVVPVFKDVNKKGIYELSEELMAISKKARAGKLMASDMQGGCFTISSLGGIGGTAFTPIVNAPEVGILGVSKSEIKPVWNGKEFAPRLQLPLSLSYDHRVIDGAEGARFITFLNSALSDIRRLVL from the coding sequence ATGACAATCGAAATTAATGTACCTGATATTGGTGCGGATGAGGTTGAAGTAACTGAGATTCTAGTTAAGGTCGGTGACCGAGTTGAAGAAGAGCAGTCACTGATCACTGTTGAAGGCGATAAAGCTTCAATGGAAGTTCCTGCGTCTCAAGCGGGTATCGTTAAAGAAATTAAAATTTCTGAAGGCGATTCAGTAACAACTGGTTCTCTAATCATGCTCTTTGAAGCTGAAGGTGCTGCTGCACCTGCAGCTCCAGTAGTTGAAGCGGCTCCAGTAGCTGCTCCTGCTGCGGCATCAGTAGCTGAGCTTAAAGAAGTTCATGTTCCAGATATCGGCGGTGATGAAGTTGAAGTAACTGAAATCATGGTTTCTGTTGGCGATACAGTAGAAGAAGAGCAATCTCTTTTAACTGTTGAAGGCGACAAAGCTTCAATGGAAGTTCCTGCACCATTCGCTGGTACAGTTAAAGAAATCAAAATCGCTTCTGGTGATTCAGTGTCAACTGGCTCTTTAGTGATGATCTTTGAAGTTGCAGGTTCTGCTCCAGTAGCTGCTCCTCAAGCGGCGGCAGCACCAGTTGCAGCGGCTCCAGCAGTATCTGCTGAGAAAGAAGTAAACGTTCCAGATATCGGCGGTGATGAAGTTGAAGTAACTGAAATCATGGTTGCTGTTGGCGATACAGTAGAAGAAGAGCAATCTCTAATTACTGTTGAAGGCGACAAAGCATCAATGGAAGTACCAGCTCCTTTTGCTGGTACTATCAAAGAGATTAAGATTGCAGCTGGCGATAAAGTATCAACTGGCTCTCTAATCATGATATTTGTTGTTGAAGGCGCTGCACCAGTTGCTGCACAAGCGACAGCAGCATCAGTTGCACAAGCAGCTCCTGCACCAGTTGCAGCGGCTTCTGCTCCAGCAGCTACGGGTGAATTTGAAGCAAATAACGAATACGCACACGCGTCTCCAGTTGTTCGCCGTCTAGCTCGTGAGTTTGGTGTAAACCTTGCTAAAGTTAAAGGTACTGGCCGTAAAGACCGTATCTTAAAAGAAGATGTTCAAAGCTTTGTTAAAGATGCACTTAAGCGTCTTGAATCTGGTGCTGCTGCATCAGGTAAAGGCGGTGACGGTTCAGCTCTTGGTTTACTTCCATGGCCAAAAATTGATTTCAGTAAGTTTGGTGAAACAGAAGTTAAGAAACTTTCTAAGATTAAGAAAATTTCTGGTGCTAACCTACATCGTAACTGGGTAATGATCCCGCACGTTACACAGTGGGACAACGCTGATATCACTGAGCTAGAAGCGTTCCGTAAAGAGCAGAATGCAATCGAAGCGAAAAATGATACTGGTATGAAGATCACGCCACTTGTGTTCATCATGAAAGCCGTTGCGAAAGCACTTGAAGCATTCCCATCGTTTAACTCTTCTTTATCTGATGACGGCGAAAGCATCATCCTTAAGAAGTATGTAAACGTAGGTATCGCTGTTGATACGCCAAATGGTCTTGTTGTTCCTGTATTTAAAGACGTGAACAAAAAAGGCATTTACGAGCTATCTGAAGAGCTAATGGCTATTTCTAAGAAAGCACGTGCTGGTAAATTAATGGCTTCTGATATGCAAGGCGGTTGTTTCACAATCTCAAGCCTTGGCGGTATCGGTGGCACAGCATTTACACCAATCGTAAATGCTCCAGAAGTAGGTATCTTAGGTGTATCTAAATCTGAAATTAAACCAGTTTGGAATGGCAAAGAGTTCGCTCCACGCCTACAGCTTCCTCTGTCTCTATCTTACGATCACCGTGTGATTGATGGCGCAGAAGGTGCTCGTTTCATTACTTTCCTAAACAGTGCATTATCAGACATTCGTCGCCTAGTACTGTAA
- the lpdA gene encoding dihydrolipoamide dehydrogenase produces MSKEIKAQVVVLGAGPAGYSAAFRCADLGLETVIVERYNTLGGVCLNVGCIPSKALLHVAKVIEEAKAMADHGIVFGEPQTDIDKIRLWKEKVVTQLTGGLGGMAKMRKVTVVNGLGKFTGANTIEVTGEDGNTTINFDNAIVAAGSRPIKLPFIPHEDPRIWDSTDALELKEVPKKLLIMGGGIIGLEMGTVYHALGSQVDVVEMFDQVIPAADKDIVKVYTKRIKNKFNLMLETKVTAVEAKEDGIYVSMEGKKAPAEAERYDAVLVAIGRVPNGSLLDAEKAGVAVDERGFINVDKQMRTNVSHIHAIGDIVGQPMLAHKGVHEGHVAAEVISGKKHYFDPKVIPSIAYTEPEVAWVGKTEKEAKAEGINYEAASFPWAASGRAIASDCADGLTKLLFDKDTNRVIGGAIVGTNAGELLGEIGLAIEMGCDAEDIALTIHAHPTLHESIGMAAEIYEGSITDLPNAKAVKRKK; encoded by the coding sequence ATGAGCAAAGAAATTAAAGCACAAGTTGTGGTACTTGGTGCCGGTCCTGCTGGTTACTCTGCCGCATTCCGTTGTGCAGATTTAGGTTTAGAAACAGTTATCGTTGAACGTTACAACACACTTGGTGGTGTATGTTTAAACGTTGGTTGTATCCCATCAAAAGCATTACTTCACGTAGCTAAAGTTATTGAAGAAGCAAAAGCGATGGCAGATCACGGCATCGTATTTGGTGAGCCTCAAACGGACATCGATAAGATCCGTTTATGGAAAGAAAAAGTAGTTACTCAACTGACTGGCGGTCTTGGCGGTATGGCTAAGATGCGTAAAGTAACAGTAGTAAATGGTCTTGGTAAATTTACTGGCGCTAACACTATTGAAGTAACTGGTGAAGATGGTAATACAACAATCAACTTTGATAACGCGATTGTTGCTGCGGGTTCTCGTCCAATTAAACTGCCATTCATTCCGCATGAAGACCCACGTATTTGGGATTCAACGGATGCACTTGAGCTTAAAGAAGTACCTAAGAAACTGCTTATTATGGGCGGTGGTATTATCGGCCTAGAAATGGGTACGGTTTATCATGCACTAGGTTCTCAAGTTGATGTTGTTGAGATGTTTGATCAAGTTATCCCAGCAGCAGATAAAGATATCGTTAAAGTTTATACTAAGCGTATCAAAAACAAGTTTAACCTAATGCTTGAAACGAAAGTGACAGCGGTTGAAGCGAAAGAAGATGGTATCTACGTTTCAATGGAAGGCAAAAAAGCACCAGCAGAAGCTGAGCGCTATGATGCTGTTCTTGTTGCAATCGGTCGTGTTCCAAACGGTAGCTTACTAGACGCTGAGAAAGCGGGCGTTGCTGTTGATGAACGTGGTTTCATTAACGTTGATAAGCAAATGCGTACTAACGTATCTCACATTCACGCTATCGGTGATATCGTAGGTCAACCTATGCTTGCTCACAAAGGTGTGCATGAAGGTCACGTAGCTGCTGAAGTTATTTCTGGTAAGAAGCACTACTTCGATCCTAAAGTAATTCCTTCAATTGCTTATACTGAGCCAGAAGTCGCTTGGGTTGGTAAAACAGAAAAAGAAGCAAAAGCTGAAGGTATTAATTACGAAGCAGCAAGCTTCCCTTGGGCTGCATCAGGCCGTGCAATCGCTTCAGATTGTGCTGATGGTCTAACTAAGCTTCTTTTTGATAAAGACACTAACCGTGTTATCGGTGGTGCTATTGTTGGTACTAATGCTGGTGAGCTTCTTGGTGAAATTGGCCTTGCAATCGAAATGGGTTGTGATGCAGAAGATATCGCACTAACTATCCATGCTCACCCAACATTGCATGAATCAATTGGTATGGCTGCTGAAATTTATGAAGGTTCTATTACTGACCTTCCAAATGCAAAAGCAGTAAAGAGAAAGAAATAA
- the litR gene encoding HTH-type luminescence regulator LitR → MDTIQKRPRTRLSPEKRKEQLLDIAIEVFSQRGIGRGGHADVAEIAQVSVATVFNYFPTREDLVDDVLNRVEDEFHLFVKNSISLELDVRTNLHSLLMNIIDAVHSENKWIKVWFEWSTSTREEVWPLFLSSHVNNQKIIRTMFAEGIERNEVCNDHTSENLAKMLHGICYSVFIQANRSSSSEELEETANCFLNMLCIYK, encoded by the coding sequence ATGGATACGATCCAAAAAAGACCGAGAACAAGGCTATCTCCAGAAAAGCGTAAAGAACAACTTCTTGATATTGCTATCGAGGTATTTTCACAACGTGGTATCGGCCGTGGCGGTCATGCTGATGTTGCTGAAATAGCACAAGTATCAGTAGCAACTGTGTTTAACTATTTCCCTACAAGAGAAGATCTTGTTGATGACGTATTAAACCGAGTAGAAGATGAGTTCCATTTATTTGTTAAGAATTCAATCTCTCTAGAGCTTGACGTTCGTACAAATCTTCACTCACTTTTAATGAATATTATTGATGCTGTTCATTCAGAAAATAAATGGATTAAAGTGTGGTTTGAATGGAGTACATCAACGCGCGAAGAAGTTTGGCCTTTATTCTTAAGCAGCCATGTGAATAATCAAAAGATCATTCGCACAATGTTTGCTGAAGGTATAGAGCGAAATGAAGTGTGCAATGACCATACTTCTGAAAATTTGGCAAAAATGCTACACGGGATTTGTTATTCTGTATTTATTCAAGCGAATCGTAGCTCTTCATCTGAAGAACTTGAAGAAACAGCTAATTGCTTCTTAAATATGTTATGTATTTATAAATAA
- the hpt gene encoding hypoxanthine phosphoribosyltransferase, translating into MKHTVEVMISEQEVTQRVKELGQQISEHYKESDSLVMIGLLRGSFVFMADLARAIDTPMTVDFMTASSYGNSMESTRDVRILKDLDDDIKGKDILLVEDIIDTGNTLSKVCEILSIREPNSITICTLLDKPSRREVDVKVDWIGFSIPDEFVVGVGIDYAQKYRNLPYIGKVVPQE; encoded by the coding sequence ATGAAACATACAGTAGAAGTGATGATCTCTGAACAAGAGGTTACTCAACGTGTTAAAGAATTAGGTCAACAGATTTCTGAACATTATAAAGAGTCTGATAGCTTAGTGATGATTGGTTTATTACGTGGCTCATTTGTATTTATGGCTGATTTAGCACGAGCGATTGATACACCAATGACCGTTGATTTTATGACAGCATCAAGCTATGGAAATAGCATGGAAAGTACGCGTGACGTACGAATTTTGAAAGATCTTGATGATGATATAAAAGGTAAAGACATCCTATTAGTAGAAGACATTATAGATACCGGTAATACACTAAGTAAAGTGTGTGAGATCTTGTCTATTCGTGAGCCAAACTCAATTACGATTTGTACACTGCTTGATAAACCTTCTCGACGTGAAGTTGATGTTAAAGTGGATTGGATTGGTTTTTCTATTCCGGATGAGTTTGTTGTTGGTGTTGGTATCGACTACGCACAAAAATATCGTAACCTACCTTATATCGGTAAGGTGGTACCACAAGAATAA
- a CDS encoding putative uncharacterized protein (CDS is extended at the N-terminus in comparison to orthologues) translates to MRLPKKGTPYLYYFVALFLALFWRNIMRHSLYLRLATVLIQADLAREEREWKRQVRKVQYEIPWGNEYLLKDIGLHIDGRTISDLEVPAIKTERQIRHLRRLVRLRIAT, encoded by the coding sequence TTGCGGCTACCTAAGAAGGGGACTCCCTATCTTTATTATTTTGTCGCACTATTTCTAGCCTTATTTTGGAGAAATATTATGCGTCATTCATTATACCTACGTTTAGCTACAGTATTAATTCAAGCTGATCTTGCACGAGAAGAGCGAGAATGGAAACGACAAGTACGTAAAGTTCAGTATGAGATCCCATGGGGAAATGAATATTTACTTAAAGATATTGGTTTGCATATTGATGGTCGAACAATCAGTGATCTTGAGGTTCCGGCAATCAAGACTGAACGCCAAATTCGTCATCTTCGTCGACTCGTCCGTTTGAGAATAGCAACGTAA
- a CDS encoding carbonic anhydrase, which yields MPEIKELFENNSKWAKSIKAGRPEYFSQLEEGQNPGFLWIGCSDSRVPAERLTGLHSGELFVHRNVANQVIHTDLNCLSVLQYAVDVLKIKHIIVCGHYGCGGVNAAIDNPPLGLINNWLLHIRDLYLKHRTVFGSLPREKWGDKLCEINVAEQVYNVGNSTVMQTAWERGQDVQVHGVVYGMGDGVLNNLGVNGHSRESLEISYQAAMSVITQTNGEK from the coding sequence ATGCCAGAAATTAAAGAGCTTTTTGAAAACAATTCTAAATGGGCAAAATCAATTAAAGCGGGACGCCCTGAATACTTTTCTCAGCTTGAGGAAGGACAAAATCCTGGTTTTTTATGGATTGGTTGCTCTGACAGTCGAGTTCCTGCTGAACGCTTAACAGGGCTTCATTCAGGCGAATTATTTGTTCACCGTAATGTCGCCAATCAAGTTATTCATACAGACTTAAATTGCTTATCCGTATTACAATATGCCGTCGACGTATTAAAAATCAAACATATCATCGTTTGCGGCCATTACGGTTGTGGTGGTGTAAATGCTGCCATTGATAATCCCCCATTAGGGTTAATCAATAACTGGCTGCTGCACATTCGTGATTTATACCTAAAGCATCGTACTGTATTTGGTAGTTTACCTCGTGAGAAATGGGGCGATAAATTATGTGAAATCAATGTCGCAGAGCAAGTATATAACGTAGGTAATTCAACCGTAATGCAAACTGCGTGGGAGCGAGGACAAGACGTTCAAGTTCACGGCGTTGTTTATGGTATGGGTGATGGCGTTTTAAATAATCTTGGTGTTAACGGGCATAGCCGTGAATCTTTAGAGATCTCATATCAAGCCGCAATGTCTGTTATAACACAGACTAATGGTGAAAAATAA
- a CDS encoding sulfate transporter: MFGQRFENINLKGDLFGGVTTAIISLPLALAFGVASGAGAEAGLWGAIMVGLFASLFGGSSTLISEPTGPMTVIMTAVLTSMVAKYPETGIAMTFTVVMMAGAFQILLGTLKLGKYITLMPYSVISGFMSGIGVILIILQLSPLLGHAAPSGGVIGTLSALPDTLSNLDIKELFLGLLTLVVLFLFPQHYRKYVPAQLVALVAVTLISVIIFDMDSIRRIGEIPAGLPSIVIPTINSDMFMTMVIDALVLGTLGCIDTLLTAVIGDSLTRQEHDSDKELRGQGLANMISGLFGALPGAGATMGTVTNIQVGARSPLSGVFRAAVLALVVLVAGGLTEPIPMAVLAGIAVYVGFNILDWSFIQRAHKVSVQGMAIMYGVMLLTVFVDLIVAVGLGVFISNIIIIERLSREQARQVKAISDADEDDVPLTESERALLDKANGKVLFFYLSGPMIFSVSKAISRQHTSISDYEVMILDLTDVPMIDVTVGLALENAINDALDANCKVYLLCPNKQTREQLEKFHVTDLVPDENTFKFRYEALKSAIKYVSPSEE; the protein is encoded by the coding sequence GTGTTTGGGCAACGATTTGAAAACATAAATTTAAAAGGTGACCTTTTTGGTGGGGTAACAACAGCCATCATATCACTCCCCTTAGCATTAGCCTTTGGTGTTGCTTCGGGAGCAGGGGCAGAAGCGGGTCTTTGGGGAGCTATCATGGTAGGGCTGTTCGCTTCCCTATTTGGCGGTTCTTCAACACTTATCTCTGAGCCTACCGGGCCAATGACGGTTATTATGACCGCGGTCTTAACGAGTATGGTTGCTAAATACCCTGAGACTGGAATTGCAATGACCTTTACCGTTGTGATGATGGCCGGAGCTTTTCAAATTCTACTGGGTACATTAAAACTCGGTAAATACATTACCTTAATGCCTTACAGTGTTATTTCAGGCTTCATGTCTGGGATTGGCGTTATTCTTATTATCTTGCAGCTTTCACCTTTATTGGGCCATGCAGCACCATCTGGTGGCGTAATAGGCACGCTCAGCGCCTTACCTGATACGTTGAGTAACCTAGATATTAAAGAACTATTTCTGGGCTTACTGACTCTGGTTGTTCTGTTTCTTTTTCCCCAACATTATCGTAAATATGTGCCAGCGCAACTCGTTGCTTTAGTTGCGGTAACACTTATATCTGTCATCATTTTTGATATGGATTCTATTCGCCGTATTGGAGAAATCCCCGCAGGTTTACCTTCTATCGTTATTCCTACGATTAATAGTGATATGTTTATGACCATGGTCATCGATGCTCTGGTACTAGGTACATTGGGTTGTATTGATACCTTATTAACTGCTGTTATCGGGGACTCTTTAACACGCCAAGAACACGACTCAGATAAAGAATTACGAGGTCAAGGTTTAGCAAATATGATCTCAGGATTGTTTGGCGCGTTACCTGGTGCGGGTGCCACTATGGGGACGGTAACGAATATTCAAGTGGGTGCGCGATCACCATTGTCTGGTGTATTTAGAGCGGCAGTGTTAGCTCTTGTGGTATTAGTTGCTGGAGGGCTGACAGAACCGATCCCTATGGCTGTACTCGCTGGTATTGCCGTTTATGTTGGTTTCAATATTCTGGATTGGAGTTTTATTCAACGCGCACATAAGGTGAGTGTTCAGGGCATGGCCATTATGTATGGCGTAATGTTATTGACCGTGTTTGTTGATCTAATTGTCGCGGTTGGTCTTGGTGTCTTTATTTCAAATATCATTATTATTGAACGTTTAAGTCGTGAGCAAGCTCGCCAAGTTAAAGCTATCAGTGATGCCGATGAAGATGATGTGCCTCTTACTGAGAGCGAGAGAGCTTTGCTGGATAAGGCTAATGGAAAAGTTCTATTCTTCTATTTATCAGGCCCAATGATCTTCAGTGTCTCAAAAGCGATCTCTCGTCAGCACACAAGTATTTCTGATTATGAAGTGATGATTCTAGATTTAACCGACGTTCCTATGATTGATGTCACGGTAGGATTAGCGTTAGAGAATGCGATTAATGATGCATTGGATGCCAATTGTAAAGTGTATTTACTGTGCCCAAATAAGCAAACAAGAGAGCAGTTAGAGAAGTTTCATGTTACGGACTTAGTTCCTGATGAGAATACGTTTAAATTTCGTTATGAGGCACTAAAGTCTGCGATTAAATACGTTTCGCCTAGTGAAGAGTAA
- a CDS encoding ABC transporter, ATP-binding protein codes for MYALEIEQLRKTYAGGFEALKGVDLTVEQGDFYALLGPNGAGKSTTIGVISSLVNKTSGRVKVFGYDIDTHLVQAKQQIGLVPQEFNFNPFETVQQIVIQQAGYYGVSRTLAKERAKKYLSQLDLWDKKDERARNLSGGMKRRLMIARALMHEPKLLILDEPTAGVDIELRRSMWEFLKQINEQGVTIILTTHYLEEAEMLCRNIGIINKGEVIENTSMKLLLNKLQVETFILDLAEGSPVPQLEGAKVTSSKEGSIEVEIDKSQGLNYLFEQLNHQGVNVLSMRNKANRLEELFVSIVRNGEAK; via the coding sequence ATGTACGCATTAGAAATAGAACAATTAAGAAAAACCTATGCTGGGGGCTTTGAAGCTCTAAAGGGCGTAGATTTAACGGTTGAACAAGGTGATTTTTATGCCTTGTTAGGACCAAATGGAGCGGGTAAATCAACGACTATTGGGGTTATCAGTTCACTTGTGAATAAAACCTCAGGCCGAGTTAAGGTGTTTGGTTATGATATCGATACTCACTTGGTTCAAGCAAAGCAACAGATTGGATTAGTACCTCAAGAGTTTAATTTTAATCCATTTGAAACCGTGCAGCAGATAGTTATACAACAAGCTGGTTATTACGGTGTATCTCGAACGCTTGCTAAAGAGCGAGCTAAAAAATACTTATCGCAGCTTGATCTTTGGGATAAGAAAGATGAGCGTGCACGTAATTTATCTGGTGGCATGAAACGTCGCTTAATGATTGCTCGCGCATTAATGCATGAACCAAAGCTATTAATTCTTGATGAACCAACCGCCGGTGTTGATATTGAGCTGCGTCGCTCTATGTGGGAGTTTTTAAAGCAGATCAACGAACAAGGTGTGACTATTATTCTCACTACGCATTATCTTGAAGAAGCAGAAATGCTATGTCGGAATATCGGTATTATTAATAAAGGTGAAGTCATTGAAAATACCTCAATGAAACTGCTGCTTAATAAACTTCAAGTAGAGACTTTTATTTTAGATTTGGCTGAAGGTAGCCCGGTTCCTCAACTGGAAGGTGCGAAAGTAACCAGCAGTAAAGAAGGCTCTATAGAGGTTGAAATCGATAAATCCCAAGGATTAAATTATCTTTTTGAACAACTAAATCATCAAGGCGTTAACGTACTTTCTATGAGAAATAAAGCGAATCGGTTAGAAGAGTTATTTGTGAGCATTGTTCGTAATGGAGAAGCTAAATAA